The following DNA comes from Novosphingobium sp. PP1Y.
ATGCATCAAGCCTCGTCCGGGTGGGTCACGATCTTCTCTATCTTGTAGGCGCTGCGGCTGGGATTGCGAGTGAAGATGATGATTTCCGCGATCAGGCCCACGGCCGCGATCTGGATGCCGAGCACGATCATCAGCACGGTGAGCAGCAGGGCCGGGCGATCGGCCAGTTCCATGCCCGCTGTCTGGCGCTGGATCACGATATAGATGCCCATGGCCACGCCGATCGCGATGCAGCCCGCGCCCACCGATCCAAAGAAGCGGAAGGGCTTCCGCATGAAGCGGGTCAGGAAGCCCAGCGCGATGAGATCGAGAAACACGCTGAAATAGGTGATCGCCCGGTGCATGCGGATCTTCTGGTCAGAGCGCGACTGCGGCATGCAAACCTGCTCTACCTTGTAGCCCATGCCCTCGGCCAGGAGCGGCAGGAAGGGGTGCTGCTCATGGTGAACCTGAAGGTCGTCGAACACGCGGCGCCTAAAGGCGCGCACGACGCAGCCCGGATCCTTGAAGCGCGAGCCCGCCATGCGGGCGAGGGCCTCGAAGCTCCAGCCGCGCAGGCGGCTAAGCACATTGTCGGTGCTGCGGTCGCGGTAGGCGGCGACGACATCCGCGCTTTCCAGCTTGTCGAGAAGGGTCGGCAGGCTTTCAGGCGCAGTCTGCAGGTATGCGGGCAGGATAAGGATCGTCTCGCCGCGGGCGTGGCGGACCCCTTCGAGCAGGCAGGCGACCTGCCCGAAGGAGCGATTGAAGCGCACGATGTTGAGCGGGAAGCCCCGCTCGCCGATGACGGCCAGTTCCTCCGCATAGTCCTCGAAGGGGCCGTCGAGGACGTAGATGAACTCGAAAGACTTGTTCGTCTGCATCAGTACGTCGTGATAGGCCCGCCATACGGCCTCGGCCGGTTCGGTGCGGTCGATCACCGGGATGATAACGGAGATGTCGATGGTGAGATCGGGCGGGGCCATTGTGTTCATAGTCCCTCCTGCGGGGCAGGGTTAAGCGGCTTGAGCCGCGACGAAAGTTTGGCTGCGATCACGGCATACCGGCTCACGTTGGGTTCGACCGCGGCGAAAAGTCCTCCGGCCAGGCCCCAGACGACAAGGAACAATGTGAGCGAGAAGAGTACCACGGCGATGCCGCCGGCAACGACGAGGCTTTTCGGCTGGCCGAATATCACGTAGCCGAAGGCCAGGAGATCGAGCAGCAACGATAGGCCGACGACCTTCAGGTGCCAGGTCAGCGGTGCGCGGGCATAGCTGAGCAGCACGCGGATCGTGACGATATCGAGCATCACTTTCTGGATGCGCGAGAAACCGTACTTGGAAACGCCGAACTGGCGGGGGCGGTGGTTCACTTCCAGTTCTACCAGACGCGCGCCCGCCAGTTGCGAGAGGGCGGGAATGAAGCGGTGCATCTCGCCGTACATGGGAATGCCCTTGATCAGTTCGGCCCGATAGGCCTTTAGCGAGCAGCCGCTGTCACGCACGGCGATGCCCATGATGTAAGTCATGATGCGGTTGGCGATCTTGGAAATGAAGACGCGGGCGCCCCCGTCCTTGCGCTTGCGCCGCCAGCCGATGGCGATGTCGTAGCCCTTTTCGATCTGTTCGAGCAGGCGCGGAATGTCCTCGGGATCGTTCTGGAGATCGCCGTCCATCGTCACCAGCACGTCGCCCCGCGCCACTTCGACGCCTGCGGCCATGGCCGCGGTCTGGCCGTAATTGCGACGGAACTTGACGACGCGGACGCGCGGATCGCGCTCGACCAGAGCTGCGGCGCGTTCGTATGTCCGATCCTTGCTGCCGTCGTCGACCAACACCAGCTCGAAATCGAAATCCCGGCCGCTCAGTGCGCGATCGACCGCCTCATAGAGCGGATCGACGTTCTCCTCTTCGTCGTACACCGGCACGATGACGGAGATTAGAGCCATGCGTTACCCCCACCAATACTCGAAACATCGAATAACTTGCGACCCGAGTTGGTATAAGCGTACGGCTAACGAGAAATCAGCTTGTCCTGTGTTTTCAGAACCTATTTAACGATATATACCTTGGGGCATATATTAGCCATATACTGGTTGTTATATGCTTGCATCGTATGTTATTTATGCAAGTCGTAGTATTAAATTTCTACATTAAATCATGACGTGGCGATTTTTTAGAATATGTGATCGGCGTAATCATTGATGATGCGAAGTCATTCTATATCGTAGGAATTTTAGTTCTGTCAATTAATCCACAAGGCTATGTCAGCGTCTCGAAATTGCCCGATGCAGGGGTGATGCGGGCACACGACGATTGCGGGCGTAGCGGGGCCGCGCTCCTTGCCAGGTGGGTCGGTATCGCGCATCGGAGTAGCGGGCATGGCCAGTAGAACGGGCGGAATTTTCGCATGTTCGGCCTCGTTGCCGGAGAATTCGGGAGGATTGAGCGCCGTTTCGCCCACACTGCAGGCGCTCGGGCTCTTCGCCCTGGCCCTGCTGGTGCGCCTGTTGGGCAACGCCAGCCAGCCGGTTCATGTCGACGAATTCTATCACCTGCTGGCCGGACAGTCCTGGGCGGACCATGGCAGGCTCTCGATCCTCGACGGCGTCTACACACGCGCGCGCGGCTACACGATGCTGACCGGGCTGGTCTTTCTCGCCCTGGACCATTCCAGCATGTTTATCGCCCGGATACCCTCGCTGCTCTCGGGCGCCTTGCTGGTACCCGCGGTCTTTCTCTGGACGCGCCGGACCTTCAGCTTGCGGGTCGCCTGGATCGCGGGTCTGCTGCTGTGCTTTGCCGACATAGCGCTGGAGGTCTCGCAGTTCGCCCGCTTCTACGCGCTCCACGCCCTGTTCGTCTGGTTCGGCTCGGTCGCCGTCTATCGCGCCTTGGAGCCGCGCCGCAGCTTGCGAGCCGCTTTCCTCTCGCTCGGCTGGTCCGCGATCTGCTTCCTGATCGCCCTGCACCTGCAGGTGACGACGGTCATCCACGTGGCCGGGGTCGGGGTGTTCGTCGCCGGAGTACTGGCTACCCGTCCCCCGATTCGGGGGATTCTAGAAGAACGCAGATATTGGCCGTGGTTGGCAGCGGCAGCTTTGCTTCTTGTTGTCATCGGTTTCGTCGCGATGAGGAACTTCTCGATCGTCGAGCGTTTTCGCGACACGTCGTACTGGGCGCTGGAGAGCAAGGACGATGTCCTGTTCTACCTGCAAATATTCCTCGATCGCCTGCTCATCCTCTCGCTGCTCCTTCCGCTCGCCCTGTGGCTGGTCGTGGTGCGACGATGGCGCGCGGGCCTGTTCTGCCTCGCGCTGTTCATCGTTCCGTTCGTGGCGCATTCGCTCGCCGGGATGAAGAGCTTCCGCTACCTCTTCTATGCTCTCCCGTTCTTCTTCATCCTGACAGCAGTGGCCATCGATTTCCTGCTCGCAAAGCTAACTCAGGGGCTGGCATCCTTAATGGCAGGGTGGGGAGAGAGGCATGGCGGCGCCCTTGGTCCGCCGGCTCTTGCGACGATCATCGGCAGTGCGGCGTTTCTGGCCGGTGCTGCGGCCATTGTCGGCAATCGCGCCGAGGCTCACGGGCTCAAGCGTCTTGCTGTCGATGCCTACCGTGTCGCCAGGGCGCCGGCCTCGTTGTTTGCAGAACCGCCCGACAAGCCATGGACGAAAGTTTCGCCCAACTGGTCTGCCGTGATAGGTTCACCATCGTTGCTGGTCGTGGCCGACGACGTGCGCACGCTGCACTATCTGGGTCGTCCTTTCGACGTGCTGATCAATCGCAGTCGGATCACCGACATCTCCCCTGCGGTCGAGTTCGGCCGCGACTTTCGTACCGGCAGGCGGGTCATAGGGCAGGGCCGAACGCTCGCAAGGGTGGCTTCATGTTATGCCGATGGCGTGATCGTCGTGCCCGATGACCGCTGGGCCTTCGATTTCGCGGTGCCTGCAAATGTCACCAGGGCCATCGAGCGGATCGCCGCGCCGATCCAGCCGGGTGTGAAGGGCTTTCATCTCTATCGCTGGCAGCACCCGGTCCATGGTGAAGACTGCGCCGAAATCAGGGCCGAGATCGCCAGTCACTCCGCGTCCTGACCGGACCGGTCCGGCTCCCTACTCGACGAACCCGCGCGACAAGGCCTGCCGGGCCAACAGGGCCGGCGGAATCGTGCTGAGCAGGCAGCCGACCGCGCTTCCGCTGATCAGGCCGGCGAGGCCCCAACGCGCCCCGATCCAGGCACCGAGCAGGCAGGCGGCGATCGTCAGCCAGTTCATCCAGCTGAGCTTGCGGATTTCCCCGGCGGTGCCGCAGGCGACAACGGCTGCGCGTGGCAGGCCCTCGATCAGCTTGGCGGCACCGTTGCAGCAGGCCGTGAAGACCAGTAGGCGGTCCAGCTCATAGCGCCCGCCGGTGAAGATGGCGGCGACGAGAGGGGCCAGCGCGACGACAACCATGGTGGCGAGCACCATGGTCAGGCCCAGCGACCGGGTTTCCTGTGCAAGCAGTGCAAAGCGGTCTGCCCGCTGCGCAGTGGCCCGCAGTCGGGGCGTCAGTGCAAAGCTCGATCCGGATCGCAGCAGGCGAAACGGGAAGATCGCAACCGATGCGATGACGGCGAACATTGCTAGCGCCTGGAAATCGAGTACTTGCGGGATCACGAAGCGCTCGATTTGGACGAGAACCGATCCGGCTCCGGCAGTCACCATCAGCGAAAAGGCTTCGCCGCGCGGCACTTTGTCAGGCCTTTCGCCGCCGAGGCCGCAGTAGCGGATGAAGGCGTACCAGCTCAGGGCTGCCGCGAGGGCGCAGCCCGCGGCAAGGATCAGCAGGACCGGCAGGTCCGACCCCAGCGTGAGGACGAGGCCCAGTCCTCCCGCCAGAAGCAGGGCCCAGCTGGCGACATTCGTCGCCACGAGCGGAACGGCAGTCCAGTCGTGGCGGCGCAGGCCCATGCTGGCCGCCATTGCCAGCCCTCCGCCGACGATCGCCATGCCCAGCAGTACCCCGGATAGGGCCGGGAGATCATAAAACAGCACCGTGCCGATCGCGGCAATTGTGGCAATGCCGCTGCACGACAGGAAAGCGCGCAGCAGCAGGCGGGCGGCCGGATCCAGCCGGCGGCGCAGCAGCACCTGGTCCAGTCCAAGTGGGGCAAGCCAGATGAAAACGTTGTAGACCGCAATCGACAGGGAGAGCTGCCCGAACGCGGCCGGGGGCAGTGCACCCGCCAGCAGGAGGTTGCCGAAAGTGAAAGCCGCCCCGGCGAAGGCGAAGCCGAGGCTGGCAAGGAGGGACCGGGAATGCAACAGCGCATGAATCATTCCGCGCGCCCGATCATGACCGGAGCGGGGAGCGGAGCTTTCCTTCGGGATCGTCATTTCGGAGGCAGCAGTCCGGTCTCCCGGTACCACGCGACCGTGCGCCTGAAGCCTTCGTCGATGTCGATCCGGGGCCGGTATCCCATGAGCCGCTCCGCCTTGCCGCTGGTGAAGGCACGGTTGTGCTTGAAGAAGGTCAGGCGGCGGCGGTGGAGCGGCGGTTCGATGCCCAGGGGCGCGCAGATCGCCTCCACCAGCCGCGCCAGTTGGTGCATGGCCTTGTAGGGAATGTGCAGGGCAGGGGGCTTGCGGCCGAGCGCCCGCGCCGCCGCGCCCACGTAGTCGCGCAAGGGCAGATAGCGCGGGCCGCCGATAATGAAGGTCTCGCCCGCGGCCTGTTCGCTGTCCATGGCCAGGACGAAGCCCTCCACCAGATCGTCGATATAGACCGGGTGGAAGTTGGCGGAACCGTCACCGACGAAGAAGAACGTGCCGCGCTGGACCATCCGGAACATCTTGAGCATGCGCGTATCGCCCGGGCCGTAGATGCCGCAGGGCCGGATGATCACGATTTCCAGACCGCCGCGTGCCATTTCCTTGCGGCAGAAGGTCTCGGACAGCAGCTTGCTTTCCTGATACGGGTCGCGCGGGCTGAAGGGGGCCGTCTCGTCCGATGGGCTGTCCGCAACGCTGCCGTGCACGCCGATGGTCGAGCAATCGACGAACCTGCGCACGCCGGCCGCCCGGCAGGCCGCGACGAGGGATTTGGTACCCTCGAAATTGACGGCGACGAACTCTTCCGGACTGCCTTCCTTGCGGTACATGGCGGCGATGTGAAAGACCGTGTCGCAACCTTCGACCAGGCGGGCGAGCGCGGCCTCATCCTGCAGGTCGCCCGCAATGCGCAGGATGCCGGGATGGTCGGGCAAGGTGGAACCGGGCCGTGCGAGGGCGCGCACCCGGTGGCCGTCCTGCGCGAGGCGCAGTGCCAGTGCCTTGCCTGTGAATCCGGTGGCTCCTGTGATGGCCACGGCACGGGTATCGCTCATGAATCCTCGCGATCGAAGCGGGCAAGCACCGGATTGCCGATCAGCCCGGTCACGCCCGCCGTGCGCATCAGGCCCTCGGCCTGCTGCGTCAACGTGGCCCTGGGCAGGGCGCGGTGCAGGGCCATGGGCAGGACGAACTGCCGCCAGATACGGGTCTGCCCGAAGCCATGGCTGGCGAAGGCCTTGCGCACTTCGCCGCCAAAAAAGCTACGATAGGTGCGCGTGTTCTTCTCGATCCGTTTCTTCAGCGGAAAGGTGAGCAGGGAGAGCGCATTGACGCTGGAATAGACCGGAAAGTCGATGATTACCGCCTTGTCGGCGACCCGGCAAAGTTCTGCGACGAGGCGCGGCCAGTCGTCGACATGGGCCATCAGCCGCACACTCGTGACGACATCGAACTGCCGGTCGGCAAAGGGCATCTGCAGCAGGTCGCACGCCACGAAATCGACCGCGCGCGCGCTGGCATGGCTTGCAAGCCGCAGTCCGCAGCTGGCATCGCTGCCGGCCACTGTCACGCGATATCCTGCGTCCGCCAGCGGCGGGGCCAGTTGCGCGTGGCCGCCGCCAACGTCGAGCACCGTCGAGCCGGGCGAGATGGGCGGGTGTTCCAATAGGGAAAAGACGCCCTGTTCCTGAACGCCCAGCAGGTATTCGCCCACCTTGCCGCGGAACCGGGAGGCATAGCCATCGGAGGAAGTCTCGATGTCAGGCGGCTCGTCGACACCGGCAACGAGACCTGCAACTGCCTTGTTCATCACGGTATTATCCGATTGCGGGAGAGAAGACCTGCGATCTTGGCGACCCATGCGCAAGAGCATTCAATCAGACGGCCTACCTAATGGCAATCTTGCTACATGCAGTAATACGTTTGGGCACAAGCGACGGATTTGCAAGCAATAGTCGCGCACGATCGAACCGCCGACTACTGCGGTCGATGCCATGCGCACCGAAGCGGTTCGTCGAAATCTTCGTAACTCACGGCCCGAAAACGGTTTCGCTGCAGGCCGTTTGAGGTTATTCGCACGTCCACAAGTGCATTGAGTCCGAAGAGGAAACGATAGCCGTGCCGCTCTGCATGACGCAGGCCAAGGAGGGATGGTCCACATTGCTTACCAGAGTTGCCGCAGGAGTCGCAATTGTGGTGGCTGTGATCGCTTTCGCGGTCAGCGGGTGGGCTATTCTGACCTTGAGCAACGCGCCCGCGCCCGCACCGGCCAAGACGACGGTTCCCCTCGATCCCGTTGAACAGACGGCTGAGGATCGCGCCAACCAGGTGATCACGAAGATCATTGAGAAGCGCCTGCCGGACCCCGAACCTGCCCCGCCCGCGCCGGCTGGCACTCGGCAGGTTGCCAGTAGCGCCAGGAAAGTGGAGCGCCTTCCGGACACGACCCTGAAGTTGAACTGCTCGCGGCTGCGCGATGCCTATTCGCCCGAAGAACTGAAGGGCATGAAGGAATTCCAGCAACTATGCCTCTGAAGAGCATTGTCATTGCCTTGTTGTTCCTGAGTGCCTGCAAGTCGACCGAGCCGCCGAAATTCTATCCTTCGCCGCTCGATCTTGAGACGGTGGCACAAGCCAAGCCGAAGCCGACGGCGGCGATCCTGACCGATCCCAAGGCCAACGACATGTACAATCACGAAGTGGAGGCATGGGGCGATCGCATCCATGCCGCGGGCTTGCGCCTTTGCCGGTTCTACCAAAATCTGGGCCAGGCCGTGGATTGCAGTCCAGGGCCGGCTACCGTGCCGGCGCCGGCTCCCGATGCACGCCAAGAGCCCGTTCATACTCCTTAGTTGCAAGCCGAACGGGTCAGTCGAAGCGGTGTCGAATGGCCCTTGCGCTCATACCGAATTGACGTTCAAGGCGCGGGAAAGATTGAATAGTCTTCGCCCGTTGAGTTCGGCGTAACCCGTGATGGGGCCGGGCGAGCCTGGCTGCAGCTCGATCCTGTGCAGTCGTGATGCTGCAAGGGACACGCAACACATATGGGACCTGCCGATAGTTCGAGTTCTTCCGGTCCCCGTGAATTTGCGACCCTCGACCTGCTCCGGTTTCTGGCGGCTCAGGCCGTGGTCTTCTATCACCTCCTGTTCCTGTCCTGGGTGGAAGCGCCCGCGGCTGGCGGGATCGGCGCGGTAACGCGATCGGGGACGCGCTTCGATACCGCCGTTCCCTGGGCCAGCCTGGGCTGGTTGGGTGTGCCGGTATTCTTCGTGATTTCCGGCTTCGTCATACTCATGTCGTCGGGCGACAAGACCCCGAGCCAGTTCGCAATTGGGCGGGCCAAACGCATTCTCCCTGGGTTGTGGACCTTTTCCCTCCTCTCGGCTGCAGTAGTGCTGATGACGGGGGTTCTGGCACCGGCGGAAGCCCTGCGGCGCCTCATCCGCTCCATGGCGCTTTTCCCCTTCGGTCCGTGGATCGACGGGGCGATATGGACGCTAGTGGCGGAAGCCCTGTTCTACGCCCTGATCTTTGCCGCCATCAGATTTCGGTTGCTGGCGCACATGACGGTGCTGACTTCGGCGATCACCGGGTTCAACCTCGTCTTCTGGAGTGGCATATTGCTGGCCGCATCGGGACTGCTCGGGCGCGATGTGCAGGACTTCGCGGACCTTGCGGCTTCCTATCGCCTCAGTGTCACGCTGGTGACGACGAACTGTTTCTTCCTTGTCGGCATAGCGCTCTACCAGGTCCATGCGGGCAAGGACGTCGCGCGTAACCTGGCCATCTACGCGATCAATTTCCTGATCGGGATGGTCGTCGTCTACTTTTTCGCCCGGGCCAGCCTTGGCGTTGTCGAGTACGGTCAGAACGCGCACGTTGCCGCGATCGTCTGGGCGGCGGCGATCCTGTTGGCGAGTGCCGGTGTGATGCTCCCCGTCTGGACGACGCGCCGGTGGGCACGCGCGGCCAAGGCCATGGGGCTGTTGACCTATCCGCTGTATCTCGTGAACCAGATCACCGGGGGCTACCTCTTCGGTGTGATCGAGCGCACGACCCACAGCCCGGTGCTTGCAGTGGTTGCGGCCATCTTGTTTTGCAATCTGCTGGCCGGGGCGTTCAGCTTCGGAATCGAACGGCGGCTACAGTCGGCCTTGGGAGCATTGCTGGAACGTGCCTTGCGGCATTTCCGGCAAAGGCTGCGGTTTCAGGTCTAGGGGAAGATAGCCTCAATCGCGCCAGAAGGCCCAGCGGTAGCGGGTGCGTTTACCCTCGAGTGCCTTTGCCTCGGCGCGGCGCATTTTCCGGGCCTTGCGTTCGTGCTTCAGGGCCGTTTCGCGAAGGTGGCGTGCTGCCTGGGCGTCTTCGTGGCGGGCGGCCAGCTGACGCGCGTAGCGGGCTAGTTGTTCGTAATAGATCGCATCGCGAATCTCTTCCATCGCTCTGTAATATGCCCAGGATCGGCAGCTTGTGGAGTCTTCTCTTCAATGGAGACTTGTCTGAAGAGAATTGCGGCCAAGAAACGATGCAGATGCCGGCGCGTTGATGTTCAATCGTGCGCAGTCACCATCCCGCAGCCGCGGGCGCGTGTCTCGACCGCATCGTACTGCACCGTGAAGCCATTGAGTGCCTTCGGCTGGTCGTCAGCGGATTCCGGATCTGGTTTAGCGAACCCGTCCGCGCTGGACCAGGTTGACGATGCCAAGCAGGATCACTGCGCCCACGAAGGCGATGATCAGGCCAACGACCGAAAATTGCTGGACGGTGCCGGCGATCCCGAACTGGTTGGCGACGAGATTGCCGATGACCGAACCCACGCAGCCCACGACAATGTTCCAGAAGATGCCCATCGAGGCATTACGGTTCATGACCATGCTGGCCAGCCAACCCGCTATGCCGCCTACGATCAGTGCAATAATCCAACCCATATGAACCTCCAGTCAGTCCTGATTTAGGGGGGGCGTCAGGCCCGGTGCACGATCTTGCCCGCCTTGCCCCAGTTGCGCATAAACTCGCCAGCCTGCTGCAAGGTTGCCACGAAGCGAGGGTATCTTTCTTCCCTGCAACCTGTGTCTTCGGCGAGATTGCACATCATGGGGCTTTCGCGCCTTTCGCCGGGCTGGATGCAGCGCGTGACGGAGAGTTGGATACGAGACGCTGGACCAGTCTTGCCGCGTTCAAAGACGAGGCTTTTGCGGCGCTCTTGCCGCCTCTAAATTACCAATCCCCATCCTCGCGGAATAGGCATGACAAGATTTTCCGGTTCGGCCACAATCGCTAGGCAATTGCTATTCTTGCGCCGCTACATCATGAGGTTTGGCTGAAGGGGCATCTTGAATGGGGGGTGAGATATGCAAGATGATGATTTCGTAGACTATTATCAATTGCTGCAAGTCAATGCATTCTGCGACGTCGAAGTCATCTCCCTATCCTACCGTCATTTGGCCAAGAAATATCATCCGGACCATCCGAAAACCGCAAATGCGGCATTGTTCAAGCAAATCGTTGAAGCTTATAACGTTCTGAAAAGACCGGACAAGCGGGCCGAATATGACCTCGTGTATCATGCTCGTGTAAATACCGGAACTTCGGCAGCGCACCCGCGTCTTGATATCGGCATAGACGAGAAAGTAGCGCTATCCGATGCAGAGATGCAGCGTAATATACTTTTGCTTCTATACAAGAGAAGGCGAAACAGCGCTACCGACTGTGGGGTCTACGGCTTTCACGTCCAAACTTCTTTCGAGTTATCCGACGATCTTCTGGACTTTCATGTTTGGTATCTCAAATCGAAGGGATTCATAAACATGAACGAGCAGGGGATGCTGGTGATTACTGTGGAGGGTATCGACCATGTCATATCCCTGCATCAACCCCGCCCTTCGGAAAAGTATCTGATGGCGCCAACCAGTAGTCGAGACGGCTGAAGTGTCGCCGTAAGGGCTCGGCTGCGACACGCGTTAGAGCGGCATTCAGGGCAGGGCAGGCAACCTGATCTTGCCGATGATTTCCCTTGGGAAAGCGTCTTTAAGAAGGTGGTGCCGCAGAAGGGACTCGAACCCCCGACCCCAACATTACGAATGTCGTGCTCTACCAGCTGAGCTACTGCGGCATGCCCGAGGGTTCGACATGGTTCGGACCCGGGACAGGGGGCGGCCTTTACCGGGGCGAATGGGTTCGTGCAAGAGGGTTTGCGATATCGTTTCGGGATAGCGCGTTTTGCGATGAAAGCCTCTGCGGGCCGGGCCAGCGGGGAGTGTGTCCAGGCAGCGACCGGTCGCTTGGCTGAAATGCGGAACGGGACCGGGAGAGAGGGACACTTCCCTCCCGTTCCCGTTCCGCGTTCCCGTTGCTGCTCCCGCCTTGCGGCAGGTTGGGCGACGGGAACGGTCACCTCTTGAATGACTGGTCTCGCGGGACATGTCCCGGAGGGCTCGGATTGGAACGAATCTATCCGGGCGCTGCTGACGCGCGTAATAGTATTACCGGGGCGGTAAGTACAACGGAAATATTGCGACCCCAAGACTGCTTCAAATCAGGGCAGGTGCGAATCGTCGACAAGGGTCAGCAGTGGCCCATAGCCATCCATCATTTGGCCAGTCGGGGGGCTGGGGGGTGGTCGCGACTTTGTCAGCGGCGATGCAGCTCTCGCTTATGGGACTTGGGCGCGCGGCACGCTCGATTGTGTCTCGTCCAGACGCAGAACGCCGGCGTGCCTCAGTCGGCCGTGCTGGCCGAGGGTCCCGGTACGGGCTTTGCGAACATTCCGAGTATGCCGAGCCTGCAGCAGCGCGCGCCGGTCAGTGTCCCGGGGCGACGCGTTCATGCTATCATGAGCGGTTACTCGCTGCGGATCTCGGTCAGTCGGCGCTCCCATGCCAGGGCATGTTCGACGATCGTGGGCAGGTCGGCATAGCGGGGCTGCCAGGGCAGGGTGGCCTTGATCCGCCGGTTGTCCGAAATCAGCGAGTCCGGATCGCCTGCGCGGCGGCCTTCCATGCGCCTCTCGATAGTCCGGTTGGTCACGCGGTCGACGGCATCGAGCACGTCGAGCACGGAGAAGCCCTGACCGTAGCCGCAATTCATCGTCAGCGAGCGTTCGGGCTGCGCAATCAGCGCCTCGAGCGCAAGGACGTGGGCATTGGCAAGGTCCGATACGTGAATGTAGTCGCGCACGCCCGTGCCGTCCGGCGTGTCGAAGTCGGTTCCAAAGACCGCGACGTGGCTGCGCTTGCCGAGTGCGGCTTCGACGGCAACCTTGATGAGGTGCGTGGCCCCGGCAGTCGACTGGCCGGTGCGCGCCTGCGGATCGGCGCCCGCCACGTTGAAGTAACGCAGCGCGCAGTAATTGAACGGATGCGCTTTGGCGACGTCGCCCAGCATGATCTCGGTCATCAGCTTGGACATGCCGTAAGGATTGATCGGCGTCTTGGGGCTGTCCTCTGTCACCGGCGAGACTTCGGGGATGCCATAGGTTGCGGCGGTCGAGCTGAAGATGAAATGCGGCACACCGGCCTTGACCGCCGCGTCCATCAGCGCGCGGCTCTTGGCCGTGTTGTTGTGATAGTACTTGAGCGGGTTCTCTACCGATTCCGGTACGATGACCGACCCGGCGAAATGCATGATCGCCTTGGTGCCCTGTTCGGCGAAGATCCGGGCAAGCAGTTCGCCGTCCTCGATATCCCCTTCGTATAAGGCCACGCCTTCGGGAATGGCGAAGCGGAAGCCAGTCGTCAGATTGTCGATCACGGCGACCGGCCAGCCGGCATCGACGAGGGCGAGCACGGCGTGGCTGCCGATATAGC
Coding sequences within:
- a CDS encoding glycosyltransferase; protein product: MNTMAPPDLTIDISVIIPVIDRTEPAEAVWRAYHDVLMQTNKSFEFIYVLDGPFEDYAEELAVIGERGFPLNIVRFNRSFGQVACLLEGVRHARGETILILPAYLQTAPESLPTLLDKLESADVVAAYRDRSTDNVLSRLRGWSFEALARMAGSRFKDPGCVVRAFRRRVFDDLQVHHEQHPFLPLLAEGMGYKVEQVCMPQSRSDQKIRMHRAITYFSVFLDLIALGFLTRFMRKPFRFFGSVGAGCIAIGVAMGIYIVIQRQTAGMELADRPALLLTVLMIVLGIQIAAVGLIAEIIIFTRNPSRSAYKIEKIVTHPDEA
- a CDS encoding glycosyltransferase family 2 protein, whose translation is MALISVIVPVYDEEENVDPLYEAVDRALSGRDFDFELVLVDDGSKDRTYERAAALVERDPRVRVVKFRRNYGQTAAMAAGVEVARGDVLVTMDGDLQNDPEDIPRLLEQIEKGYDIAIGWRRKRKDGGARVFISKIANRIMTYIMGIAVRDSGCSLKAYRAELIKGIPMYGEMHRFIPALSQLAGARLVELEVNHRPRQFGVSKYGFSRIQKVMLDIVTIRVLLSYARAPLTWHLKVVGLSLLLDLLAFGYVIFGQPKSLVVAGGIAVVLFSLTLFLVVWGLAGGLFAAVEPNVSRYAVIAAKLSSRLKPLNPAPQEGL
- a CDS encoding glycosyltransferase family 39 protein, with translation MASRTGGIFACSASLPENSGGLSAVSPTLQALGLFALALLVRLLGNASQPVHVDEFYHLLAGQSWADHGRLSILDGVYTRARGYTMLTGLVFLALDHSSMFIARIPSLLSGALLVPAVFLWTRRTFSLRVAWIAGLLLCFADIALEVSQFARFYALHALFVWFGSVAVYRALEPRRSLRAAFLSLGWSAICFLIALHLQVTTVIHVAGVGVFVAGVLATRPPIRGILEERRYWPWLAAAALLLVVIGFVAMRNFSIVERFRDTSYWALESKDDVLFYLQIFLDRLLILSLLLPLALWLVVVRRWRAGLFCLALFIVPFVAHSLAGMKSFRYLFYALPFFFILTAVAIDFLLAKLTQGLASLMAGWGERHGGALGPPALATIIGSAAFLAGAAAIVGNRAEAHGLKRLAVDAYRVARAPASLFAEPPDKPWTKVSPNWSAVIGSPSLLVVADDVRTLHYLGRPFDVLINRSRITDISPAVEFGRDFRTGRRVIGQGRTLARVASCYADGVIVVPDDRWAFDFAVPANVTRAIERIAAPIQPGVKGFHLYRWQHPVHGEDCAEIRAEIASHSAS
- a CDS encoding NAD(P)-dependent oxidoreductase, translated to MSDTRAVAITGATGFTGKALALRLAQDGHRVRALARPGSTLPDHPGILRIAGDLQDEAALARLVEGCDTVFHIAAMYRKEGSPEEFVAVNFEGTKSLVAACRAAGVRRFVDCSTIGVHGSVADSPSDETAPFSPRDPYQESKLLSETFCRKEMARGGLEIVIIRPCGIYGPGDTRMLKMFRMVQRGTFFFVGDGSANFHPVYIDDLVEGFVLAMDSEQAAGETFIIGGPRYLPLRDYVGAAARALGRKPPALHIPYKAMHQLARLVEAICAPLGIEPPLHRRRLTFFKHNRAFTSGKAERLMGYRPRIDIDEGFRRTVAWYRETGLLPPK
- a CDS encoding bifunctional 2-polyprenyl-6-hydroxyphenol methylase/3-demethylubiquinol 3-O-methyltransferase UbiG, with protein sequence MNKAVAGLVAGVDEPPDIETSSDGYASRFRGKVGEYLLGVQEQGVFSLLEHPPISPGSTVLDVGGGHAQLAPPLADAGYRVTVAGSDASCGLRLASHASARAVDFVACDLLQMPFADRQFDVVTSVRLMAHVDDWPRLVAELCRVADKAVIIDFPVYSSVNALSLLTFPLKKRIEKNTRTYRSFFGGEVRKAFASHGFGQTRIWRQFVLPMALHRALPRATLTQQAEGLMRTAGVTGLIGNPVLARFDREDS
- a CDS encoding acyltransferase, with product MGPADSSSSSGPREFATLDLLRFLAAQAVVFYHLLFLSWVEAPAAGGIGAVTRSGTRFDTAVPWASLGWLGVPVFFVISGFVILMSSGDKTPSQFAIGRAKRILPGLWTFSLLSAAVVLMTGVLAPAEALRRLIRSMALFPFGPWIDGAIWTLVAEALFYALIFAAIRFRLLAHMTVLTSAITGFNLVFWSGILLAASGLLGRDVQDFADLAASYRLSVTLVTTNCFFLVGIALYQVHAGKDVARNLAIYAINFLIGMVVVYFFARASLGVVEYGQNAHVAAIVWAAAILLASAGVMLPVWTTRRWARAAKAMGLLTYPLYLVNQITGGYLFGVIERTTHSPVLAVVAAILFCNLLAGAFSFGIERRLQSALGALLERALRHFRQRLRFQV
- a CDS encoding GlsB/YeaQ/YmgE family stress response membrane protein, whose amino-acid sequence is MGWIIALIVGGIAGWLASMVMNRNASMGIFWNIVVGCVGSVIGNLVANQFGIAGTVQQFSVVGLIIAFVGAVILLGIVNLVQRGRVR
- a CDS encoding J domain-containing protein, giving the protein MQDDDFVDYYQLLQVNAFCDVEVISLSYRHLAKKYHPDHPKTANAALFKQIVEAYNVLKRPDKRAEYDLVYHARVNTGTSAAHPRLDIGIDEKVALSDAEMQRNILLLLYKRRRNSATDCGVYGFHVQTSFELSDDLLDFHVWYLKSKGFINMNEQGMLVITVEGIDHVISLHQPRPSEKYLMAPTSSRDG